One window of the Pseudomonas knackmussii B13 genome contains the following:
- a CDS encoding type VI secretion system Vgr family protein produces MLDPVRSFFDHSRHKLSVSELDVPLDVLAFEGEEGLSQPFSYRVEFTSSAGDIAADAMLGQRASFSLYAAPDPTPKFSFNPQPVLPLRTLNGVVTAFKRLSGSRDEARYEVRLQPRLALLDRGLQYRIYQNLSVPEIVEQVLRRHQFEGYQFHLDLSRTYPDREQVMQYAESDLAFLQRLCADHGIWYCIRFDERIKLDVLEFHDSQRYYQRGFTMPLRPLSGMQSSGADSVWNLQASHQVVEASIFARSYNPREAWADLDAEVDLTRGAKSTYGEAYHYAEPYTKPGDAFAFDHEHSSDEGSFHARLAHERYLNQQTRLAGTSSSANLIPGQVLTIEGAPQAFEKGALIVSMKCTAARDSSFEVTFESIPDADHYSFRPPLPRKPSIAGTVPARVTSNRKNDPYGHIDKEGRYKVQFLFDRDAWPAGQESMWLRLARPYAGDTHGLHLPLLAGTEVAVAFEQGDPDRPYIAHALHDSRHPDHVNLYNYKRNVLRTPANNKLRMDDERGKEHVKLSTEHSGKSQLSLGHLVDSERPNPNPRGAGFELRTDGHGAIRAGKGLFISADEQLNAQGKQLDMQPAKSLLEGAMQQMLERAEVAEAHHNPMPDTASLERFQQAATQLEQPAMLLSAPQGIGAISPRAVLLGSGQALYLQSQGELNLASAERLAAHSRRAISLLAQQEGIRLVSGKGPLELESHGDTLSLTALQDITVQSVEGHLQLTAKNGITLASGGAYIHLSPQGEIQVHSPGLLSLKGRHRWAAPGSQDFPLPELPSSVCKECLRRAREAAQGFLPREGSV; encoded by the coding sequence GTGCTCGATCCAGTCCGTTCGTTTTTCGACCATTCCCGCCACAAACTGAGCGTCAGCGAACTCGACGTTCCCCTGGATGTTCTCGCCTTCGAGGGCGAAGAAGGGTTGAGCCAACCCTTCAGCTACCGCGTCGAATTCACCAGCAGTGCCGGCGATATCGCCGCTGACGCGATGCTTGGCCAACGCGCCAGCTTCAGCCTGTACGCGGCACCCGATCCGACACCGAAGTTCAGCTTCAACCCCCAGCCGGTGTTGCCGCTGCGCACGCTGAATGGCGTGGTCACCGCCTTCAAACGCCTGTCCGGCTCGCGCGACGAAGCCCGCTACGAAGTGCGCCTGCAACCCCGTCTAGCCCTGCTCGATCGCGGCCTGCAGTACCGCATCTACCAGAACCTGAGCGTGCCGGAGATCGTCGAGCAGGTCCTGCGTCGGCATCAATTCGAGGGATACCAGTTTCACCTCGACCTCTCGCGCACCTACCCGGACCGCGAGCAGGTCATGCAGTATGCCGAGAGCGATCTGGCCTTTCTCCAGCGCCTCTGCGCGGACCATGGCATCTGGTACTGCATCCGCTTCGACGAGCGGATCAAGCTCGACGTGCTGGAGTTCCACGACTCCCAACGCTACTACCAGCGCGGTTTCACCATGCCGCTGCGCCCTTTGTCGGGAATGCAAAGCAGCGGTGCCGACAGCGTGTGGAACCTGCAGGCCAGCCACCAGGTGGTGGAAGCCAGCATCTTCGCCCGCAGCTACAACCCCCGCGAGGCCTGGGCCGATCTCGATGCCGAAGTCGACCTGACCCGCGGCGCGAAATCCACCTACGGCGAGGCCTACCACTACGCCGAGCCCTACACCAAACCCGGGGACGCCTTCGCCTTCGACCACGAGCACAGCAGCGACGAGGGCTCCTTCCACGCGCGCCTGGCCCACGAGCGCTACCTCAACCAGCAGACCCGCCTAGCCGGCACCAGCAGCAGCGCCAACCTGATCCCCGGCCAAGTGCTGACGATCGAGGGCGCACCGCAGGCCTTCGAGAAGGGCGCGCTGATCGTGAGCATGAAATGCACCGCCGCCCGCGACAGCAGCTTCGAAGTCACCTTCGAATCCATCCCCGACGCCGACCACTACAGCTTCCGCCCACCGCTGCCCAGGAAGCCGAGCATCGCCGGCACGGTGCCGGCCCGCGTCACCAGTAATCGCAAGAACGACCCGTACGGCCACATCGATAAGGAAGGTCGCTACAAGGTCCAGTTCCTCTTCGACCGCGACGCCTGGCCCGCCGGGCAAGAGAGCATGTGGCTGCGCCTGGCCCGACCCTACGCCGGCGACACCCACGGTCTGCACCTGCCGCTGCTGGCCGGCACGGAGGTGGCGGTGGCCTTCGAGCAAGGCGACCCGGATCGCCCCTACATCGCCCACGCCCTGCACGACAGCCGCCACCCCGACCACGTCAACCTCTACAACTACAAGCGCAACGTCCTGCGCACCCCAGCGAACAACAAACTGCGCATGGACGACGAGCGCGGAAAAGAGCACGTCAAGCTCAGTACCGAGCACAGCGGCAAGAGCCAGCTGAGCCTCGGGCATCTGGTCGATAGCGAGCGGCCGAACCCCAATCCGCGCGGGGCCGGTTTCGAGCTGCGTACGGATGGGCATGGGGCGATTCGGGCGGGCAAGGGTCTGTTCATCAGTGCCGATGAGCAGTTGAACGCCCAAGGCAAGCAACTCGACATGCAGCCGGCGAAAAGCCTGCTCGAAGGGGCCATGCAGCAGATGCTTGAGCGGGCCGAGGTTGCCGAGGCGCATCACAATCCGATGCCCGACACCGCGAGCCTCGAACGCTTCCAGCAGGCGGCCACCCAGCTCGAACAACCCGCCATGCTGCTGAGCGCTCCCCAGGGCATCGGCGCGATAAGCCCACGTGCGGTCCTGCTCGGCAGTGGCCAGGCGCTCTACCTGCAAAGCCAGGGTGAGCTCAACCTCGCCAGTGCCGAGCGCTTGGCCGCTCACAGCCGGCGAGCCATCTCGCTGCTCGCGCAGCAGGAAGGCATTCGCCTGGTCTCCGGCAAGGGCCCGCTGGAGCTGGAGTCCCACGGCGACACGCTATCGCTCACGGCCTTGCAGGACATCACCGTGCAATCGGTCGAAGGCCATCTGCAGCTCACCGCGAAGAACGGCATCACCCTGGCCAGCGGCGGTGCCTACATCCACCTCAGCCCGCAAGGCGAGATACAGGTGCATAGTCCCGGCCTGCTGAGCCTCAAGGGGCGGCACCGGTGGGCGGCGCCAGGCAGCCAGGACTTCCCGCTGCCGGAGTTGCCCAGTTCGGTATGCAAGGAGTGCCTGCGCCGGGCCCGCGAGGCGGCCCAGGGCTTCCTGCCCAGGGAGGGTTCGGTATGA
- a CDS encoding methyl-accepting chemotaxis protein, whose product MEEGTRGLHQQHDEIDNVSRAMSQMSEAVGSVAEHAQSTAQVARQSSDSAQNGQQQLAATLHSIQNLGSGVRHAADQAQGLAEQTLNISKVLDVIRAVAEQTNLLALNAAIEAARAGEAGRGFSVVADEVRALAKRTGDSTREIEQLIDAIQNGTGRTVEALQSSAEQADHTQGQAGAADRALSVIIDAARSIDERNRMIAEAVERQADMARDIERNLSNIRDLSNQSAAGSQQTSTASQELSRLAAGLSGLVQRFSL is encoded by the coding sequence ATGGAAGAAGGCACCCGCGGCCTGCACCAGCAACACGACGAAATCGACAACGTCAGCCGCGCCATGAGCCAGATGAGCGAGGCGGTCGGAAGCGTCGCCGAGCATGCCCAGTCCACCGCCCAGGTGGCGCGCCAATCCAGCGACAGCGCGCAGAACGGGCAACAGCAACTGGCAGCGACCCTGCATTCGATCCAGAACCTCGGCAGCGGCGTGCGCCATGCCGCCGACCAGGCCCAGGGCCTGGCCGAGCAGACGCTGAACATCAGCAAGGTGCTCGATGTGATCCGCGCGGTCGCCGAGCAGACCAACCTGCTCGCGCTCAACGCGGCCATCGAGGCGGCCCGCGCTGGCGAAGCCGGGCGCGGCTTCTCGGTGGTGGCCGATGAAGTCCGTGCGCTAGCGAAGCGCACCGGCGATTCGACCCGCGAGATCGAGCAACTGATCGACGCCATCCAGAATGGCACCGGGCGTACCGTCGAGGCCCTGCAGAGCAGCGCCGAGCAGGCCGACCATACCCAGGGCCAGGCAGGTGCCGCCGACCGCGCGCTTTCGGTGATCATCGATGCCGCACGCAGCATCGACGAGCGCAACCGCATGATCGCCGAGGCGGTGGAACGCCAGGCCGACATGGCCCGCGACATCGAGCGCAACCTCAGCAACATCCGCGACCTGTCCAACCAGAGCGCCGCCGGTTCGCAGCAGACCAGCACCGCCAGCCAGGAGCTGTCGCGCCTGGCCGCCGGGCTCAGCGGCCTGGTGCAGCGTTTCAGCCTGTAA
- a CDS encoding VOC family protein, which yields MSRIQRITPCLWFDDQAEQAVAFYTAIFPNSRVLAVSRYGEAGREFHGKPPGTVMTVAFELDGLAFTALNGGPMFQFSEALSLQVNCDSQAEIDHYWERLSAGGPVEAQQCGWLKDRYGLSWQIVPSVLGELVSDPDVARGQRTMQALLQMKKLDLAALLKAHAGT from the coding sequence ATGTCCCGAATTCAACGCATCACCCCCTGCCTGTGGTTCGACGACCAGGCCGAGCAGGCCGTCGCCTTCTACACCGCGATCTTTCCCAACTCCCGCGTGCTTGCCGTCAGCCGTTATGGCGAGGCCGGGCGCGAGTTCCATGGCAAGCCGCCGGGCACGGTGATGACTGTCGCCTTCGAGCTGGACGGCCTGGCCTTCACGGCGCTCAATGGCGGGCCGATGTTCCAGTTCAGCGAGGCGCTTTCGTTGCAGGTCAACTGCGACAGCCAGGCGGAGATAGACCACTACTGGGAGCGATTGTCCGCCGGCGGCCCGGTCGAGGCGCAGCAATGCGGCTGGCTGAAGGACCGCTACGGGTTGTCGTGGCAGATAGTTCCAAGCGTGCTCGGCGAGCTGGTCAGCGACCCCGACGTAGCGCGCGGCCAGCGCACCATGCAGGCGTTGCTGCAGATGAAGAAACTCGACCTCGCCGCCTTGCTGAAGGCCCACGCCGGCACCTGA
- a CDS encoding LysR family transcriptional regulator, translated as MIKPELLRTFIRVTELSSFTQAGEQLGLPRSTVSEQVQALEELLGTRLLQRTTRRVHATQDGLVFYERSKELLAQMDELQGLFRQDGAVLAGRLRVDLPTILARKVVMPRLGEFTARYPGIELEVSSTDRRVDLVREGFDCVLRIGGGLDASLVARRLGGFAQINLASPAYLREFGTPHSLDDLAGHRLVHYVPVLGMRPMGFEYEQDGQTRYQPMAGSVTVNNAEAYEGACLGGLGIIQAPRHGALDYLAEGRLVEVLPEYRPAPLDIHLLYAHRRPPPRVQAFMQWLQERVEEAARV; from the coding sequence ATGATCAAGCCCGAATTGCTGCGCACCTTCATTCGCGTAACCGAGCTGTCCAGTTTCACCCAGGCCGGAGAGCAACTGGGCTTGCCGCGCTCGACGGTCTCCGAGCAGGTCCAGGCGCTCGAGGAATTGCTCGGCACGCGCCTGCTGCAGCGCACCACGCGGCGGGTCCATGCGACCCAGGATGGCCTGGTGTTCTACGAGCGTAGCAAGGAGCTGCTGGCGCAGATGGACGAGCTGCAGGGCCTGTTCCGCCAGGACGGCGCGGTGCTCGCCGGGCGCCTGCGGGTGGACCTGCCGACCATTCTCGCGCGCAAGGTGGTGATGCCGCGCCTGGGCGAATTTACCGCGCGTTATCCGGGCATCGAGCTGGAAGTGAGCAGCACCGACCGCCGCGTCGACCTGGTGCGCGAAGGCTTCGACTGCGTGCTGCGGATTGGCGGCGGCCTCGACGCCTCGCTGGTGGCTCGGCGCCTGGGCGGCTTCGCCCAGATCAACCTGGCCAGCCCGGCGTACCTGCGCGAGTTCGGCACGCCGCACAGCCTGGACGATCTCGCTGGCCACCGGCTGGTGCATTACGTGCCGGTGCTCGGCATGCGGCCGATGGGCTTCGAGTACGAGCAGGACGGGCAGACCCGCTACCAGCCGATGGCCGGCAGCGTGACGGTGAACAATGCCGAGGCCTACGAAGGCGCGTGCCTCGGCGGCCTGGGCATCATCCAGGCGCCGCGCCACGGCGCTCTCGACTACCTGGCCGAAGGACGGCTGGTGGAAGTCCTGCCCGAGTACCGCCCGGCGCCGCTGGACATACATCTGCTATACGCGCACCGCCGTCCGCCGCCGCGGGTGCAAGCCTTCATGCAGTGGCTGCAGGAACGCGTGGAGGAAGCAGCCCGTGTCTGA
- a CDS encoding SDR family NAD(P)-dependent oxidoreductase has protein sequence MTRKIALITGASRGLGKNAALHLAAAGVDIIGTYRSQADEAHAVAAEIEKLGVRALMLPLDVADSASFADFVHRVGAELEDRFDSTHFDYLVNNAGIGIHAAFAETTEEQFDQLLNIQLKGPFFLTQKMLPLIADGGRILNVSTGLTRFALPGYAAYAAMKGAMEVLTRYQAKELGARGISVNILAPGAIETDFGGGLVRDNAEVNRQIAGNTALGRVGLPDDIGGAIVALLADNSRWINGQRVEASGGMFL, from the coding sequence ATGACCCGCAAGATCGCACTCATCACCGGCGCCAGCCGCGGCCTCGGCAAGAACGCCGCCCTGCACCTGGCAGCCGCTGGCGTCGACATCATCGGCACCTACCGCAGCCAGGCCGACGAGGCCCACGCGGTCGCCGCGGAAATCGAGAAACTCGGCGTGCGCGCCTTGATGCTGCCGCTGGACGTGGCCGACAGCGCCAGCTTCGCCGACTTCGTCCACCGCGTCGGCGCCGAACTGGAAGACCGCTTCGACAGCACCCACTTCGACTATCTGGTGAACAACGCCGGCATCGGCATCCACGCGGCCTTTGCCGAAACCACCGAGGAACAGTTCGACCAGTTGCTGAACATCCAGCTCAAGGGCCCGTTCTTCCTGACCCAGAAGATGTTGCCGCTGATCGCCGACGGCGGGCGCATCCTCAACGTCTCCACCGGCCTGACGCGCTTCGCCCTGCCCGGCTACGCCGCCTACGCGGCCATGAAGGGTGCGATGGAAGTCCTCACCAGGTACCAGGCCAAGGAGCTGGGTGCGCGCGGCATCTCGGTGAACATCCTGGCGCCTGGCGCCATCGAGACCGACTTCGGCGGCGGCCTGGTGCGCGACAACGCCGAGGTCAATCGGCAGATCGCCGGCAATACTGCCCTGGGCCGGGTCGGCCTGCCGGACGACATCGGCGGCGCCATCGTCGCCCTGCTCGCCGATAACAGCCGCTGGATCAACGGCCAGCGGGTCGAAGCCTCGGGCGGCATGTTCCTCTGA
- a CDS encoding DUF2025 family protein — protein sequence MSLTSSDICAAAERLKGFVGYNRKTGKYLVRFSEDSFGLDVAEDSITPACEFVWAAHNDTFMVLSRECLQILQAQNINERLALGDELLTYLRRTDLPEIRAQRCLKQANG from the coding sequence ATGAGCCTGACATCCAGCGACATCTGCGCCGCCGCCGAACGCCTCAAGGGCTTCGTCGGCTACAACCGCAAGACCGGCAAGTACCTGGTGCGCTTCAGCGAGGACTCCTTCGGCCTCGACGTGGCCGAGGACAGCATCACACCAGCCTGCGAGTTCGTCTGGGCCGCGCACAACGACACCTTCATGGTGCTCAGCCGCGAATGCCTGCAGATCCTCCAGGCGCAGAACATCAACGAGCGCCTGGCGCTGGGCGACGAGCTGCTGACCTACCTGCGCCGCACCGACCTGCCGGAAATCCGCGCCCAGCGCTGCCTCAAGCAAGCCAACGGGTAA
- the ubiM gene encoding 5-demethoxyubiquinol-8 5-hydroxylase UbiM encodes MHVDIAIIGAGPAGLCLARALSGQGLSILLVERQALNALAEPAEDGREIALTHASRAELERLGLWTRFAAEDVSPLRDAQVLNGSSPFALRIDAALAGAGQLGYLVPNQAIRRAAFAVVSECADIGLRDQRSLQSVEIGAESARLELSDGEVVHTRLLVAADSRFSETRRLLGIGARMEDFGKTMLVCRMAHEQPHRQVAWEWFGYGQTLALLPLNGDCSSVVLTLPQREMAVMQALDEEAFARDIERRFAYRLGGMRLLGERHCYPLVGVYSDRFGGPRSALIGDAAVGMHPVTAHGFNFGLQSARRLATEVLDAHRKGQDIGAHAPLLKYALRHRLATWPLYQATSLIAGLYNDRRPPARLLRNAGLRLAQGLPPLRQAIARHLTQHA; translated from the coding sequence ATGCATGTGGACATCGCCATCATCGGCGCCGGCCCGGCCGGCCTGTGCCTGGCCCGCGCACTGTCCGGCCAGGGCTTGTCGATCCTGCTGGTCGAGCGCCAGGCGCTCAACGCGCTGGCGGAGCCCGCCGAAGATGGTCGCGAGATCGCCCTGACCCACGCCTCGCGCGCCGAGCTGGAGCGCCTCGGCCTGTGGACGCGCTTTGCCGCCGAAGACGTCTCGCCGCTGCGTGACGCCCAGGTGCTCAACGGCAGCTCGCCGTTCGCCTTGCGCATCGACGCCGCGCTGGCCGGCGCCGGGCAGCTCGGCTACCTGGTGCCGAACCAGGCGATCCGCCGCGCCGCCTTTGCTGTGGTGAGCGAATGCGCCGACATCGGCCTGCGCGACCAGCGTTCCCTGCAAAGCGTGGAGATCGGCGCGGAGTCCGCCCGGCTGGAGCTATCCGATGGCGAGGTGGTGCACACCCGCCTGCTGGTGGCGGCTGACAGCCGCTTCTCCGAGACCCGCCGTCTGCTCGGGATAGGGGCGCGCATGGAGGACTTCGGCAAGACCATGCTGGTCTGCCGCATGGCCCACGAGCAGCCCCACCGGCAGGTGGCCTGGGAATGGTTCGGCTATGGCCAGACCCTGGCGCTGCTGCCGCTCAACGGCGATTGCTCGTCGGTGGTGCTGACCCTGCCGCAGCGGGAAATGGCGGTCATGCAAGCGCTCGACGAGGAAGCCTTCGCCCGCGACATCGAACGCCGCTTCGCCTATCGCCTCGGCGGCATGCGCCTGCTCGGCGAGCGGCATTGCTATCCGTTGGTGGGGGTGTATTCCGATCGCTTCGGCGGCCCGCGCAGTGCACTGATCGGCGACGCCGCGGTGGGCATGCACCCGGTCACCGCCCACGGCTTCAACTTCGGCCTGCAGAGCGCGCGGCGCCTGGCCACCGAAGTGCTCGACGCCCACAGGAAGGGGCAAGACATAGGCGCGCACGCGCCACTGCTGAAGTACGCCCTGCGTCATCGCCTGGCGACCTGGCCGCTGTACCAGGCCACCAGCCTGATCGCCGGCCTCTACAACGACCGCCGGCCGCCGGCGCGCCTGCTGCGCAATGCCGGCCTGCGCCTGGCCCAGGGCCTGCCGCCGCTGCGCCAGGCCATCGCCCGGCACCTCACCCAGCACGCCTGA
- a CDS encoding saccharopine dehydrogenase family protein, which produces MTATSPGLRVLVLGGYGNFGTLIARRLSSIAGIRVLVGGRDQKRASALAEEIGGEAVCLDMNQPTLASRLRELRVDLLISTAGPFQGQDYRVARAAIQAGAHYADLADAREFVCGITELDRAARSAGVLVCAGASSVPALSAAVIDELLPRFARLDSIEHGISSSAKIPGLATLEAVLGYCGKPMDQYRDGRWQSVHGWQGLSRHRFPAPLGTRWLAHCDVPDLALFPARYPSVRQVSFSAGLGLRITHFGTWALAWLVRMGLLRNVASLSEGLHRLARVMEPLGDGHSGMYVTLRGEGTDGRPLALCWELQASDDQGPNIPSMAAVALARKLAGGNLAARGAQACVGLLSLDEYLAELEGLPIRHGVRELDA; this is translated from the coding sequence GTGACGGCAACATCCCCTGGCCTGCGGGTGCTCGTGCTCGGCGGCTACGGCAATTTCGGCACCCTGATCGCGCGACGGCTGAGCAGCATCGCCGGTATTCGCGTGCTGGTCGGCGGCCGCGACCAGAAGCGCGCCAGCGCCCTGGCCGAGGAAATCGGCGGCGAAGCCGTGTGCCTGGATATGAACCAGCCGACCCTGGCCAGCCGCCTGCGCGAGCTGCGGGTCGACCTGCTGATCTCCACCGCCGGCCCCTTCCAGGGCCAGGACTACCGCGTTGCCCGCGCCGCCATTCAAGCCGGCGCGCATTACGCCGATCTGGCCGATGCGCGTGAATTCGTCTGCGGGATCACCGAACTCGACCGCGCGGCGCGCAGCGCCGGCGTGCTGGTTTGTGCCGGCGCCAGTTCGGTTCCGGCTCTGAGTGCGGCGGTAATCGACGAGTTGCTACCGCGTTTCGCCCGGCTCGACAGTATCGAGCACGGCATCAGCTCCTCGGCGAAGATTCCCGGCCTCGCCACCCTGGAAGCGGTGCTCGGCTATTGCGGCAAGCCGATGGACCAGTATCGCGACGGGCGCTGGCAGTCGGTGCATGGCTGGCAGGGGCTGAGCCGCCATCGTTTCCCCGCGCCGCTGGGCACGCGCTGGCTCGCGCACTGCGACGTACCCGACCTGGCTTTGTTCCCGGCGCGCTATCCGAGCGTGCGCCAGGTGAGCTTTTCTGCCGGCCTTGGCCTGCGCATCACTCACTTCGGCACCTGGGCGTTGGCCTGGCTGGTGCGCATGGGCTTGCTGCGCAATGTGGCCAGCCTGAGCGAGGGCCTGCATCGCCTTGCACGCGTTATGGAGCCGCTGGGCGATGGCCACAGCGGCATGTACGTGACATTGCGCGGGGAGGGCACCGATGGCCGCCCGCTGGCGCTGTGCTGGGAGCTGCAGGCCAGCGACGACCAGGGCCCGAACATCCCTTCCATGGCCGCCGTGGCCCTGGCGCGCAAGCTGGCGGGTGGAAACCTGGCGGCACGCGGCGCGCAGGCCTGTGTCGGGCTGCTCAGCCTGGACGAGTACCTGGCGGAGCTGGAAGGACTGCCCATCCGCCACGGTGTGCGCGAGCTGGATGCCTGA
- a CDS encoding ATP-NAD kinase family protein has product MDGFRLGLIINPLAGLGGGVALKGSDGVADQALALGAMPRAAERTRVALQTLLPLRERLEFLSFPGPMGGDLLEEMGFRHQLIGELASDITSAEDTRRAVTLLQDAGVALILFAGGDGTARDVAAVAREGQPVLGIPAGVKIHSGVYGVSPRAAGELVRRLAEGGLVRLTQGEVRDLDEAALREGRVAARWYAELSVPQEGHFLQHVKQAGMETEELVLVDIADWLRDSWEDDVRYVFGPGSTMHGLARELGLETTLLGVDVIENGEVIARDVTEQQLFELVDDYPAHLLVTVIGGQGHILGRGNQQISPRVVRAIGLERLRVVATKRKLGTLEGRPLLVDSGDETLDESFPAVIRVWAGYKEELLYPLASSH; this is encoded by the coding sequence ATGGACGGTTTTCGCCTGGGTCTGATCATCAATCCGCTGGCCGGTCTGGGTGGCGGCGTGGCGCTCAAGGGCAGCGACGGCGTCGCCGATCAGGCCCTGGCGCTGGGTGCCATGCCACGCGCGGCCGAGCGCACCCGAGTGGCCTTACAGACGCTGTTGCCGCTGCGCGAGCGCCTGGAATTCCTCAGCTTCCCGGGGCCGATGGGCGGTGATCTGCTGGAGGAAATGGGCTTTCGCCACCAGCTGATCGGCGAGCTCGCCAGCGATATCACCAGCGCCGAGGATACCCGCCGCGCCGTGACCCTCCTGCAGGACGCCGGCGTCGCGCTGATCCTCTTCGCCGGCGGCGACGGCACCGCGCGCGACGTAGCAGCGGTAGCCCGGGAGGGGCAGCCGGTGCTCGGCATCCCGGCGGGGGTGAAAATCCACTCCGGGGTCTACGGCGTCAGCCCGCGCGCCGCCGGTGAACTGGTGCGGCGCCTCGCCGAAGGCGGCCTCGTGCGCCTGACCCAGGGTGAAGTGCGCGACCTCGACGAAGCCGCCCTGCGCGAAGGGCGTGTGGCGGCGCGCTGGTACGCCGAACTGAGCGTGCCGCAGGAGGGCCACTTCCTGCAGCACGTGAAGCAGGCCGGCATGGAGACCGAGGAACTGGTGCTGGTCGATATCGCCGACTGGCTGCGCGACAGCTGGGAGGACGACGTGCGCTACGTCTTCGGTCCCGGCTCGACAATGCATGGCCTGGCTCGCGAGCTGGGCCTGGAGACCACGCTGCTGGGCGTGGACGTGATCGAGAACGGCGAGGTGATCGCCCGGGATGTCACCGAACAGCAGCTGTTCGAGCTGGTCGACGACTACCCTGCGCATCTGCTGGTCACGGTGATCGGCGGCCAGGGCCACATCCTTGGCCGCGGCAACCAGCAGATCAGCCCGCGCGTGGTGCGCGCAATCGGCCTCGAGCGCTTGCGCGTGGTCGCCACCAAACGCAAGCTCGGCACCCTCGAAGGGCGGCCGCTGCTGGTCGACAGCGGCGACGAGACGCTGGACGAGAGCTTCCCCGCGGTGATCCGCGTCTGGGCCGGTTACAAGGAAGAACTGCTCTATCCGCTGGCGTCATCCCACTAG
- a CDS encoding PA1571 family protein: MSIQHPRDSAQHPDQPRPPQQPVGGSIIDAQGREIPITEDMIQRACRELENSCVQRRPR, translated from the coding sequence ATGAGCATCCAACACCCCCGTGACAGCGCCCAACACCCTGACCAACCGCGTCCGCCGCAACAGCCGGTAGGCGGTTCGATCATCGACGCCCAGGGTCGGGAAATTCCCATCACCGAAGACATGATCCAGCGCGCCTGCCGCGAGTTGGAGAACAGTTGCGTGCAACGTCGCCCGCGCTGA
- the pdxB gene encoding 4-phosphoerythronate dehydrogenase PdxB: MRILADENIPLVDAFFGAHGEIRRLPGRRIDRAALGDAEILLVRSVTQVDRALLEGSSVRFVGTCTIGTDHLDLDYFAEAGIAWSSAPGCNARGVVDWVLGSLLVLAEAHGAELAKRRYGVVGAGQVGGRLVDVLRGLGWDVRVCDPPRQAAEGGDFVSLEEIIRECDVISLHTPLTSMGAHLTRHMLDAGRLAHLRPGTWLINASRGAVVDNLALRQRLESGADLDVALDVWEGEPQVDPELAQLCRIATPHIAGYSLDGKLRGTEQIYQAFCAWRGAAVEVQLEDLLPTQWLAELSLAEDCSPEWALALLCRAVYDPRSDDAAFRRSLVGSAEARRENFDVLRKHYPPRREITGLWVDVQGDAPQLERLGQALGANRVED, encoded by the coding sequence ATGCGCATCCTCGCCGATGAAAACATTCCACTGGTCGACGCCTTCTTCGGCGCCCACGGCGAGATTCGCCGCCTGCCCGGCCGGCGCATCGACCGCGCGGCGCTGGGCGATGCCGAGATCCTGCTGGTGCGCTCGGTGACCCAGGTCGACCGCGCGCTGCTCGAAGGCAGCTCGGTGCGCTTCGTAGGCACCTGCACCATCGGCACCGACCACCTCGACCTGGACTACTTCGCCGAGGCCGGCATCGCCTGGTCCAGCGCCCCCGGCTGCAATGCGCGCGGCGTGGTCGACTGGGTACTGGGCAGCCTGCTGGTGCTGGCCGAGGCGCATGGCGCCGAGTTGGCCAAGCGCCGCTACGGCGTGGTCGGCGCCGGCCAGGTTGGCGGCCGTCTGGTGGACGTGCTGCGTGGATTGGGCTGGGATGTGCGCGTCTGCGATCCGCCGCGGCAGGCCGCCGAGGGCGGCGACTTCGTCAGCCTGGAAGAGATCATCCGCGAGTGTGACGTCATCAGCCTGCACACGCCGCTGACCAGCATGGGGGCGCACCTCACCCGCCACATGCTCGACGCCGGGCGCCTTGCCCACCTGCGCCCGGGCACCTGGCTGATCAACGCCAGCCGCGGCGCGGTGGTGGACAACCTGGCCCTGCGCCAACGCCTGGAGAGCGGCGCCGACCTCGACGTGGCGCTGGACGTCTGGGAAGGCGAACCGCAGGTCGACCCGGAACTCGCCCAGCTCTGCCGCATCGCCACGCCGCACATCGCCGGCTACAGCCTGGACGGCAAGCTGCGCGGCACCGAGCAGATCTACCAGGCGTTCTGCGCCTGGCGTGGAGCGGCGGTCGAGGTGCAGCTGGAAGACCTGCTGCCGACCCAATGGCTGGCCGAGCTGAGCCTGGCTGAAGACTGCTCGCCGGAGTGGGCGCTGGCCTTGCTGTGTCGCGCCGTGTACGACCCGCGCAGCGACGATGCCGCCTTCCGCCGCAGCCTGGTAGGCAGCGCCGAGGCGCGTCGCGAGAACTTCGACGTGTTGCGCAAGCACTATCCGCCGCGTCGCGAAATCACCGGGCTGTGGGTCGACGTGCAGGGCGATGCGCCGCAGCTGGAACGGCTGGGCCAGGCGCTGGGCGCCAATCGCGTAGAGGACTGA